One region of Chloroflexota bacterium genomic DNA includes:
- a CDS encoding ABC transporter ATP-binding protein, with translation MGFILDGLETEAYDRSYSDRELLRRIIGYFRPYSRQMFLVAIMIALNSLAGTGGPILIARGIDLVAENPSTEVMLALAGGVLLLGVMAWVMNFARQLLSARVVGDVVLRLREDVFDATIRHDLSFFDEHPSGKIVSRITSDTQDFSDVATLTMDLLSQVLLVLILLVWLLHINVWLTLLLVGMAPIAAGIALSFRRFAREVTQHARRVTAKINAQIQESISGIMIAKGFRQERAIYTTFAANNTQAYQVGLRRGLTLSGIFPMMGIASGLGVALLVYAGGLATRGGAVSPGNWYLFMQAVGFFWWPMMSIASFWSQFQDGLSAAERVFALIDAQPKVVQTAAEPVGAQSLQGQIEFRHLQFTYTGSEVVLPDFSLVVHPRETVAFVGHTGAGKSSLARLLARFYEFQGGELLIDGRDIRRLDLAQYRRHIGLVPQEPFLFSGTVRENIRYSRPEATDQEVYEAAMRIGNGDWLADLPDGLDTDVGERGANLSMGQRQLVALARVLLKDPSILILDEATASVDPFTEAQIQEGLDVVMHGRTAIVIAHRLSTVRNADRIVVLRDGQIIEEGDHESLLAAGGHYSELYNTYFRHQSLEYIEQAGFLRER, from the coding sequence ATGGGTTTCATTTTGGATGGCCTGGAAACCGAGGCCTACGACCGAAGTTACAGCGATAGGGAACTGCTACGGCGCATCATCGGCTACTTTCGGCCATACAGCCGACAGATGTTCCTGGTGGCGATCATGATCGCGCTGAACTCCCTGGCGGGGACTGGCGGACCCATCCTCATCGCCCGAGGGATTGACTTGGTGGCCGAAAACCCATCCACCGAGGTCATGCTTGCGCTGGCGGGCGGCGTACTCCTCTTGGGAGTGATGGCCTGGGTGATGAACTTCGCGCGGCAACTGCTCTCCGCGCGGGTGGTGGGCGACGTGGTGCTGAGGCTGCGGGAGGACGTTTTCGACGCCACCATCCGCCATGACCTCTCCTTCTTCGATGAACATCCGTCCGGCAAGATCGTCAGCCGCATCACCTCCGACACGCAGGACTTCTCCGATGTGGCCACCTTGACGATGGACCTGTTGAGCCAGGTGTTGCTGGTGCTCATCCTCCTGGTCTGGCTGTTGCACATCAACGTGTGGCTGACTCTGCTGCTGGTGGGGATGGCACCCATCGCCGCCGGCATTGCGCTCAGTTTCCGGCGTTTCGCACGGGAGGTTACCCAGCACGCCCGGCGGGTAACCGCCAAGATCAACGCTCAGATACAAGAATCCATCAGCGGCATTATGATAGCCAAGGGTTTCCGCCAGGAGCGCGCCATCTACACCACCTTTGCGGCCAATAACACGCAGGCCTACCAAGTGGGCTTGCGGCGTGGACTGACGCTGAGCGGCATCTTCCCCATGATGGGCATTGCTTCTGGGTTGGGAGTGGCGCTCTTGGTCTACGCAGGCGGGCTGGCCACTCGCGGCGGGGCAGTCAGCCCGGGCAACTGGTACCTGTTCATGCAGGCGGTGGGGTTCTTCTGGTGGCCGATGATGAGCATCGCCTCCTTCTGGAGCCAGTTCCAGGATGGTCTCTCAGCCGCGGAGCGGGTGTTCGCCCTGATAGATGCCCAACCCAAGGTGGTGCAGACGGCAGCCGAACCGGTGGGGGCACAGTCTCTGCAAGGACAGATCGAATTCCGCCACCTTCAGTTTACCTACACCGGTTCCGAGGTGGTGTTGCCCGACTTCTCCCTGGTGGTGCACCCCCGGGAGACAGTGGCCTTCGTGGGACATACCGGCGCTGGCAAATCCAGCCTGGCGCGGCTATTGGCTCGCTTCTACGAGTTCCAGGGCGGAGAACTGTTGATAGATGGGCGGGACATCCGCCGTCTGGATCTTGCTCAATACCGGCGGCACATTGGGCTCGTGCCGCAGGAACCTTTCCTCTTCTCGGGGACGGTGCGCGAGAACATCCGCTACAGCCGGCCCGAGGCGACTGACCAGGAGGTGTACGAGGCAGCCATGCGCATCGGCAACGGCGATTGGCTCGCTGACCTGCCGGATGGATTGGACACCGATGTGGGCGAGCGTGGGGCGAACCTTTCGATGGGGCAAAGGCAACTGGTGGCCCTGGCGCGGGTGCTACTCAAAGACCCATCCATCCTCATCCTGGACGAGGCCACGGCCAGCGTGGACCCCTTCACCGAGGCGCAGATCCAGGAGGGGTTGGATGTGGTAATGCACGGGCGCACCGCCATTGTGATTGCCCACCGCCTTTCCACGGTGCGCAATGCGGACCGAATCGTGGTGCTGCGCGATGGTCAGATCATCGAGGAGGGGGATCACGAGTCGCTGCTGGCGGCGGGCGGCCACTACAGTGAACTATACAACACCTACTTCCGCCACCAGTCGCTGGAGTACATCGAGCAGGCAGGCTTCTTGCGTGAAAGGTGA
- a CDS encoding DUF433 domain-containing protein — translation MGAVRTEYLYITRQPGVCDGRPIIKGTRTPVKAIVGYYKLGLSVEEILEGLPHLTPAQVYEALCYYHDHQSEIEQDIEESRVERLIERYGLKMTADGRIIAEGNRES, via the coding sequence ATGGGCGCTGTAAGGACGGAGTATTTGTATATCACTCGTCAGCCCGGGGTGTGCGATGGCCGGCCAATCATCAAGGGCACGCGGACGCCGGTCAAAGCGATTGTGGGCTACTATAAACTCGGTCTTAGTGTGGAAGAGATTCTCGAGGGCCTACCCCATTTGACCCCTGCTCAGGTCTATGAGGCCCTCTGCTACTATCATGACCACCAGTCGGAGATTGAACAGGACATCGAAGAAAGCCGGGTTGAGCGACTGATAGAGCGCTATGGCCTAAAAATGACGGCAGATGGTCGCATCATAGCAGAGGGAAACCGTGAGTCCTGA
- a CDS encoding DUF5615 family PIN-like protein: protein MSPESLLFIRLYLDEDVHKRVATALRLRGFDVISAHEVGRWGLSDEEQLAYATAEGRALFTHNTSDYLQLHLDWLQHGKEHYGIILSDQVPVNVLVRRLLNLLNHVTADEMRNQIRWLQAFR from the coding sequence GTGAGTCCTGAATCCCTCCTCTTCATTCGGCTTTACCTGGATGAAGATGTCCACAAGCGCGTGGCCACTGCGCTTCGATTACGTGGTTTCGACGTGATCAGCGCCCACGAAGTGGGCCGTTGGGGTTTGAGTGACGAAGAACAACTGGCCTATGCGACCGCTGAAGGACGGGCTCTTTTCACCCACAATACCTCTGACTACCTGCAGCTTCACCTGGACTGGCTACAACATGGAAAGGAGCACTACGGTATTATCCTGTCTGATCAAGTGCCCGTTAATGTGTTAGTGCGTCGCCTGCTCAACTTGCTGAACCACGTAACTGCTGATGAGATGCGTAACCAGATCCGCTGGCTACAGGCCTTCAGGTAG